The DNA segment CAAGCAATGCAATTTCTAATCTCCCCCCCCACCATTGTATCTTCCAGTGCGAGGAGAAGATAAGTGGAGGTGAGGTCGCAATATTTGTTTCCAGGGCTGGCTCTGCTGTTTGCTGGCACCCAGCGTGCTTTGTCTGCTCAACCTGCCAGGAGCTCCTCGTCGATCTCATCTACTTTTACCAAGACGGGAAAATCCACTGCGGCAGACATCACGCCGAGCTTTTGAAACCCCGCTGCTCTGCCTGCGATGAGGTGAGATGATTTATAGAACCGAATTACTGAAGTGACAATTTAGTGCTCAATGGCTGTCCTTCTTCGAAGCCGCCCTCTTTCCataatgactgggggggggggggtgaatatgTGACATTTAAGGTGGGCCGCTGTCACAGCATGCAAGAAACAatctgcattcatatagcgcctttcacgacaacccatagcattttacaaccaatgaaggacttttgaagtgtagtcattgttgcaaagtaggaaatgtggcagctagtttgcgcatagcaagctcccataagcagcaatgtgataatgatcagataatctgtgttagtgatattggttgagggatgaatattgggctGGGATACCGGGAGAGCTCCCTTTGAATATTGTGATGGAAActcagaggacagatggggcctcattttaacatctTATCTAaactctgcacctccgacagtgcagcactccttcagtgtcatcctagatttttgtgctcaagtctcaggagtggggcttgaaccggtGACCTCCtgaccgaggcaagagtgctaccactgagacacTGCTGAAACTGTAGGAAGACTGATTTAGATTCTTGTGGTCAGGGTTtcagattccagggatggcggagaTGGTAATCTGCCAGCAGGAATAGTTCTGGGGTTCTGCAGACCCCTCAAGCACAATGTATTTCAGTGAGACCACACGTGATTTCCCACTGCAGCACTGGAAAAACAATTAATTCCCACAGGCTTACTGTAAACGCTCAATCTTCAACTCTAAACACTGTTCATGTCTACGCACAAAATTTCTACTGAGTATTGGCTACAAGCCTTTTAATTAAAAGCACTAATAGTAGGATTAAGTAGTTGAATGtaaatcgggtggggggggggtgggtggtgcgtGCTCAGTGAGTTTATCCACTAGTCGTTGAGTCATTCTGCATAAGGACATGTCAGAATCAGTCTCTTGTCTGCACTACACTTACCCATCTTATCAGGAGCAGTAATACAATTGGCACCAATGCCCATCAGTCAAGGAGAGGGTAAAAATAATTAGCTTAGGCTTCCTACGCCTGATGCTTATTCAGCTACTCCAATTGGGCGAGGGTGGGATTGGACTGAACAATGATGTCGCCTGCCACAAGAAAAGTCAGCAGGAGTCAGGAGACGACGATCGAGACTGTTGGTTGGTTGCCTCTCCCTAATCCATGGGTGCTGACGGCTACCATAGCACCTTCCCCCACTCGAGCAGCGGGGTTTGAACCTGAGACCTTACAGATTTGTATGGCTCAGCTACACATTGTCTGCAGTAGCTGAGGGGGGAGGGAAATAGTATTTCTGGCCTTCCAAGGGAAAATGATCTAAAACCTGAAACCTCCCAAAGAATATTGGGCCAACTCTACAATTGCACTTCACGTCCTTTTGATACAACAGGTTATTGGAATTCTCGGTTTCCAGTAACCGATAGCACCATTTGAGGTTTTCAGCAATAAACCTTGGCCGCCAACCATGGCAAATCGGGCAAGTTTACTCTGGCGCCggcctccaactgtgagagacctgCATGTCAGTAGCTCGTAGGAAAGGACATGCCGGCTTTGTGAAGCTCTATCTTATTTGACAGTTCGTgtgggtcagccatgatcttattgaatggcggagcaggctcgaggggacatatggcctactcctgctcctatttcttatgttcttataaaacatgAGAAGAGGGAGTGCTGCTGCTGTCATGGTCAAACATTGCTCTCTGTCAATACCACAGAGAAAACAAGAACTGGTCattcatcgcattgctgtttgtaggacgttGCTGGCCCAGACTTGCTGCTGCATTTGTCTACAATAGTACTCCAACCCAAACAAAAAGTGATTAATTGTCAATAGCAATTCAAAACAAGGCACTATGTTCAAGCATAATATAGTTTATGCTCAGTGTACTCCAGATGAATGTGGGGGAAAAAAACGATTTTATGGTAatcgggatgcacaagaggccaggctTAGAGTAACAGACCTCGTAGGACAATCCACCAATAACTGTTTTACAGAGTTGCAGATATGGACTAGTGGTCACTAAATCCTAGATGTGATTTAAGTGTGTGATCGAGCAGAATACTGTACTGTTGTGTCCTCTGACTAATATTTAGCTAGAAGTTAGTCAAATTTTTATGCATTCTTAATCTAGTTGCTAAGAACCTACAAAAGAGCCACTGTCTGGTTTTTTTCTTAAAAAACAGAATATTTATTTACATTACAGTTTAAATATGAACTGCAGAGATCCGAGAGGCACCTAAGAGATTTGGACACTTGCCTAACAAAGCGTTCTTCTGGAATTTCAGATTATTTTTGCCGATGAATGCACAGAGGCTGAAGGCCGTCACTGGCACATGAAGCACTTCTGCTGTTTTGAGTGTGAAACTATCCTGGGTGGACAGAGGTATATTATGAAGGATGGGCGCCCATACTGTTGTAACTGCTTCGAGAGTCTATACGCAGAATATTGTGAAGCGTGCGGCGATCATATAGGTAAATCCAGTATTCATTTTCTTATCTAATGCCCAAGCTGCAGTTTGAAAACCCAGAATTGCAATTTTTTAAAAGGATAGCCACACATTATTCCTAGTATTTGTTTGATTTGTAAACTTTAGCCTATGTTTCGAATTTTGTTTAAACAACTGATAACGAACAAGCTTAGGTGAAGCAATATCACAGACATCAGTCCAGCAAATGAGAAACATGTGCATCTTTTGTACATGAACACTTTCTTCCTTACATTTGTGGATGGTTGTCAGAAGGCAATAAAATGACCAGAAGCCAAGCTTTGGTTGTGTCATAGTCCTTACACCGGCCAGTGGCTCAGCTTCAGTTGCATAGGATGGCTTCAGCAATGTAGAAATTAGTGTGCGTTATGGGTGTAAAACAGGCACAAAGcgtaccaatttagcagtgggacggcTATCTCCCAATCTGGGCAGGCATTGGTCATACTGCTAAATCGTGGGGCTCTTTTCTTCGACGTCCCACGTGAACGCTTAACACCAGCGGTAGGCTCCTTGAATGTGATAGTGAGGGGGCGAACACTTGTTTAAGGACACCTCGGAGACATTAGTCAGCACTGAGTGGAGCAGGCACCCGGCCTTCAGGAGATTGTTGCAGCCTAACGAGCTGCTGCCAACGAAcagggaaactttttttttaaaaacttgcttTACTGTGGAGCCAGGAGACTGTGGAGTCTTCCTCCGAGCTGCACAGTACTCCTGCTGGCTGCGATTTGTCCCTCTCTGCACCCAGGAATTACCCAAGGGCCATACCAATGTAAGCGGCCCAGAATTTAATCCTCCTGAAGGGCGGCATTGCACAGGCACTGGCAGCTCGTGCGGAATATTTAGATGAGACCCAAAGTTCGCGTAGTATCGAGTCTGCAACGGTAAACGGGGCCCAGACTAATTTCTACCCCATGGAGTGCTACTTGTTTCTATCGGTCAATAATATGCTCTGTATGTGGATACCCTTCCTCACATACATTAGAAGTGAAACACACGCAGGCTACAAGTAAATCAAATAATGTCTCACTGCTCGTTGCTTTTGTTTATGTGAAGTATTTGTTTTTAAACGCAGGGGTCGATCACGCACAGATGACGTATGATGGACAGCATTGGCATGCCACCGACACATGCTTTTGCTGTGCTCAGTGCAGGACTTCGCTTCTGGGATGCCCCTTCCTCCCAAAACAAGGACAAATTTTCTGCTCGAAAGCCTGCAGCCTGGGCGAAGACATACATGCCTCCGACTCCTCAGACTCCGCCTTCCAGTCTGCGCGCTCAAGGGAGTCCAGGAGAAGCGTACGAATGGGAAAGAGCAGCAAGTCCGCAGATCAGTGCAGGCAGTCGCTGCTACTATCCCCTGCCATAAATTACAAATGCCCCGATTTCTCGGGCAGGGGGGATGACCCCCTTTCTCAGCAGATGGATGCCCTCAGCCTCTCCAGCCAGGCTGCCAGTCTGGGCAACGATCTCTTCTGGAAGGGCCGGATGGAGCCGGACGCAGCAGAGGAACACGAGGAATGGGCCGAGCACGACGACTACATGACTCAGCTGCTGCTTAAATTTGGGGACCGGGGAATCTTTCAGCAGTCCAATGAAGACAGCAGGCAGTGCGAGCACTGGATATCGGACAGTGAAGCCAAAAGTAAATTGGAGCTGAGTGGCCACAACAGTCAAGGCTTGGTGAGCAAGAAATATGAATCCAACATGTATTGGGCACAATCCCAAGACAATCTGGGAGATTCGGCCTATGGGAGCCATCCGGGACCTGCCAGCAGTAGAAAGATTCAAGAGCTGGACATCGAACACGGCGCTGTGGGCTACAAACACGACCAAAACCCGTGGTACGAAGACTCGCTGGAATGCCTGACTAATGACTTAAAGCCAGCGGAACAAAGTGTTGGAGATTCTGTGGATTCCTTGGCCCTGTCCAATATCACAGGTATTAAACACTGAAAGCATTCATCAGCTGGATCAACAGTTACACCAGTGTTTTTCATTTTGGAAAATGAACTCGCACATTAATTTTAGGAATTATTTCCAACAAAGTTACTATCTTTCGGAGAGATTATTTTTAAATTACAGGAAATTGTAGCCAACGGGCAATAAAAAGAATTAGCTGGAAAGTGAAATGTAATTTATTTACAGGCTTTTCACTGTCTTATGTTCAACAATGATGCAACATCTGAGTGTACAGAATCCCATAAATATCTCACGCACCATTCCCTTGCTCTTGGTGGGTAAAAAAGGTGTTTGATCGACACAatgacaacaataacttgcatttatatagcaccttttaacctagtaaaatgtcccaataaggtgcttcacaggggtgtaATCAGACAGCTTGGCTAAAGAGGTAGGTTCCAAGGAGTGTCgtaaagatggagagagaggtggggatggggagaggtTTAATAAGAGGATTACagaagcttggggcctaggcagctgaaggcacgacagcCAATGGCTTGACTGAGGAAGTCCgagatgcacaggaggccagaattggagtagcgcagagatctctggagggttgtggagctggataggcgggggcgaggccatggagggattggaacatgagggtgagaattttaaaataaaggtgttcggggactgggagccaatgtaggtcagcaagcacagaagtgatgggtgaacggaacttgatgcgagttaggatacgggcagcagagtcttGTATGTGCTTGGGTTTATAGAGGAGTGATGTGCAGTACAGAACCAAGTAGCAGGCAAATTTCTTGGCTTGTACGCTGAGGATATGTTGTATTGTCGTGTACAGTTCCACCACGTTGTGATGGGCCTTCAAAGTTTCTCTCTCATTGGGTCTAGCACTCTTCTGTGATGCTAATTAGCTTCAATTAACACCGTGGAAACTATAGTTTTAATCCGCATGCTCCGATTCCAGCAGATTTTGTGGTTACAATGCGATGGCAATATCAGTGGCCTAACCGGGTAGATGATGTGTCAGAGCGGGTTTATTTGTGGTAGTTTGGGGGCGGGGAGAAACTATAATTCTTGGGATGAATTTAAAACCAATTCTTTAATTAAGCTGTATTTTAGTCCATCGCGGTAGTAAATAATTAACATTGCCAGGTAATGTTACAGATTATTTTATTTTCCCTATTCCTTTTCTGTAGGGGCTTCTGTAGATGGAGACAGCCAGCAAAGGTCATCCATGTTCGCTCTACAGGATTTCCAAGAAATGGAGAATGACTGTGAAAAAATGAGTAACATGGGAACCATGAACTCCTCCATGCGTCACCACAGCACAGAATCCCTCAAGAGTTTGACGTCCGAACTCTGCCAGGTCGTGACACCAGAGGAAAAGCAAAAGCCGCTCTACAACCCAATGCTGAGAAGATCAAAGTCCCAGTCAAGGCCACAGCAAGTTAAGTTTTCTGATGACGTCGTTGACAATGGGAACTATGAGGAGATAGAAATTCGGCAACCTCCAATGAGCGAAAGAACTCGTCGGCGGGCGTACAATTTTGAGGGACTCGGTAATCGGCACCACCATCGGCGCCGCAGGAGCAGGAAATCCCGTTCTGATAACGCCCTCCATCTCGCCACAGAAAGGAGGTGTCTGAGAGAGAGGCCTCGTCTCTATTCCCCAGAAGACTGTGACAAATTATTCCAGGCCAAAGTCTCTCGCGAAAGGCAAGCATACATCCAAAGCCAGGAAATGTATGGGCACTACAGTCATAACCCAGACTATGCACTACAGAACCAGGTAGTAGACAAATTTCTTGGCTTGTACGTGGACGACGATGACTCCTGGTGCTCAACATGCTCCTCTTCATCCTCCGATTCAGAAGAAGAAGGCTATTTCCTTGGGcaacctatcccacagcccagggcCCAAAGATACCAGTATTATACAGATGATCTTACAGGGCCGTCATCGGTGCTGCCAGCTGCCAGTGTTGGACCACGGACC comes from the Pristiophorus japonicus isolate sPriJap1 chromosome 15, sPriJap1.hap1, whole genome shotgun sequence genome and includes:
- the prickle1b gene encoding prickle-like protein 1b gives rise to the protein MALEMEQKVSKLTFGFQRSSTSDDDSGCVLEEYAWVPPGLKPEQVQLYFSCLPEEKVPYVNSPGEKHRIKQLLYQLPPHDNEVRYCQSLSEEEKKELQLFSAQRKKEALGRGTIKQLPRAVMHTACDQCEEKISGGEVAIFVSRAGSAVCWHPACFVCSTCQELLVDLIYFYQDGKIHCGRHHAELLKPRCSACDEIIFADECTEAEGRHWHMKHFCCFECETILGGQRYIMKDGRPYCCNCFESLYAEYCEACGDHIGVDHAQMTYDGQHWHATDTCFCCAQCRTSLLGCPFLPKQGQIFCSKACSLGEDIHASDSSDSAFQSARSRESRRSVRMGKSSKSADQCRQSLLLSPAINYKCPDFSGRGDDPLSQQMDALSLSSQAASLGNDLFWKGRMEPDAAEEHEEWAEHDDYMTQLLLKFGDRGIFQQSNEDSRQCEHWISDSEAKSKLELSGHNSQGLVSKKYESNMYWAQSQDNLGDSAYGSHPGPASSRKIQELDIEHGAVGYKHDQNPWYEDSLECLTNDLKPAEQSVGDSVDSLALSNITGASVDGDSQQRSSMFALQDFQEMENDCEKMSNMGTMNSSMRHHSTESLKSLTSELCQVVTPEEKQKPLYNPMLRRSKSQSRPQQVKFSDDVVDNGNYEEIEIRQPPMSERTRRRAYNFEGLGNRHHHRRRRSRKSRSDNALHLATERRCLRERPRLYSPEDCDKLFQAKVSRERQAYIQSQEMYGHYSHNPDYALQNQVVDKFLGLYVDDDDSWCSTCSSSSSDSEEEGYFLGQPIPQPRAQRYQYYTDDLTGPSSVLPAASVGPRTIKPKKKKGHKGKNCIIS